Genomic segment of Trichoderma breve strain T069 chromosome 7 map unlocalized scaffold00007, whole genome shotgun sequence:
ACATCCACCGTGTAGCATACTGGACGTTGCAACACACGCCTATTGCTCTCAAGGCTTTGACGCAGACAGGCAACATGATGCGCCGCAGCGTCGGTCAGCCTATACACCAGCACGCCTTTGACGCGAGCATCCCACGCACCACCTCTACGGCTATCCATCCTGGCTTGATGTGGGTGTGCTTTTTGTTTGGCTGCGAGGTGACAGATCCTGTGCAGCAAGAATGGGCAGTGTTACAGCTGAGAGCTCTTGGTCGGCTCAGCGGCACAACTCAACGACAAGGGACAGCGCTTGACGGCACCGAGGGAGACGGATTGCCTATTGGAGGATTAGATCAAAAGGGGGCGCAGACGGCCTTCAAGGTGGCACGCCTTCTCGAAGTCATTATTGAGCGCCAGACTAAGCTCGGCGCTCGTGTGGATGGCAAGTACTTGAGCCAGGAGATCTTTGGCTGCCATTTCTACATCATTTAAATAATACAGGGTACACCCATGGTATTGTGCGCTCCAAAGTGGCTGCAGGTGACACAGTGAGACATGTCCAACTCAACAATTCTCGTCGAAGGCGAAGGGGTTCGTTCTTACCGAGACCCCGAAGAGACCTTCGAAAGCATCTCTTGAGGATAGGCTTACTCCAAAGCCACGCGACTGGCTGGTCAAAGCACGAGGCGTTCCCGCGCCATCTCCGCCAACAGAAACTATCTACCGGATCCGACCAGCGCTATTACAAGCCATCCCCACTAACTCCATTGTCACGCTGCTCCCATTCGTCCTCGCCTATCGTCTACCGGCTAATCTCGATGCCAGTGGCATTTCCCCATGGGGAGAGAATCTCCTAAGCAAGGGCGGGGAGAGGGAACACGGCAAGGGCCTGCATGTCTTACTTCTCCCGACTCTCGTGGAGCGGTGGTGTGAATCAAGACTCTATCCCAGCGACTCTTGAGCCTGGCTTTGTATCAACGTAAGCTTTGTCTTACGTTTTTGGTCGTTATTCCGTTTATATATGTCGTCTGATTCTCCCTGCGTTTAGTTGGTAGACGCCTCCCAAGCCTACAACTCGAAAGGTGTTGTTGGTTTGCATCCACCATCACCATTTACTAGTAGTTATACCCAAgttctcatcatcttgaGCCATTAGCCATGACAGTTATGGATGACGAAAAGCTTCCAAAGACCATTGAGGATGGGACCAGCTCCCATCTCGAGCGTCCGCTGGAAATTGATCCAGCCATCGAGAAGAGGCAAGTCGATACCTGCATGGAGACATAATCATCAACAATTAAAGACTAACACAAGGCGGCTGTTGATTGTTTTAGGATCGTGCGTAAGATAGACTTGAGACTGATGCCTTTTACCGTCTGGATCTATCTCCTATGCTACATGGACAGGTCCAATATCGGTATGCACCTTTTTCCTTCTACCGCCAAaatcttgccatcatctaATAGACCATCAACTTAGGCAATGCCAAGATCTTGAATGCCGATGCGGGCCACGACTTGCTGGATTCAACTCATATGACGACTAAAGAGTACACCATTGCCCTCATGGTCTTTCTAGTGGCATATTCCATCTTTGAGGCACCAAGCAATCTTGCAGCCAAGGCTTTGCAACCCAATTAGTAAGAGCGATCTCTACATTATACTCTTGAAATCCATCATGGATCGATCTGCTAACCACTGTATTCGTGCCGTGAAGTTGGCTAGGCTTCTTGGTCATTGGTTTCGGAGCCTTCTGCACAGCCATAGCCGGGGCGAATAGCTTCGCCAGCACATCGGCCCTACGATTCTTTCTCGGTGCCTTTGAGGCGGGTATTTTTCCCGGCATGGTGTTTTTCATGAGTTTTTGGTACAAGGCGGAGGAGCGAGCAACTCGGATTGCATTGTTTCTTTGCAGCGCTACTTTGGCTGGCGCATTTGGCGGGTAGGTTTTCGTAACTCGAGTCTTGGGCAGTCGATATGAACAAGTAAAGGATTATGGCTGACTTTCTTTATTCTCATAGGGCTATTGCATTCGGCGTTGGACATATGGACGGCAGATTGGGCCTGGAGGGCTGGCGATGGTTGTTCATCGTTGAGGGTGTTCCATCCAGTGAGTTATCAACTCTTCTGCTTCTATGGTCCAGCTATGTCAAGTCTTTTCTAATGTGGTTTATCACATATAGTTGTCCTAGGAATCTTGACTTTTTTGTTCATGCCAAGCTATCCGGAAAAGGCTGGCTGGCTtactgaagaagaaaaggccatCCAAGTAGCCCGCCTCGGCGTCAATTCATCTCACGGGTACGCAAAATCTTAGAAAGCAAATTACATGATCAGAGACTAACATTGCATAGAGAGGCAAAACTCAACTGGGAGGATGCAAAGGCCACCCTCAAGGATGTTAGGCTATACGTGCACTACATCACGTACATGTGCATCGGCGTCGGTGTCTCATCGCTGTCACTCTTTGCCCCTACCATTGTTTCGGGTCTTGGCTACAAGAATCTCCAGGCCCAGCTTTTTACGATTCCTCCTTATGCCGTTGCTTACGTCGTTACTCTTGTCTTGGCCATGATATCCGACCACAAGAAAACGAGGGGTCTTGTAGCTGGCGGATGTTTTCTCTTTGGCACTATTGCCTTTATCATTCAAGGTAAATCCATAATCTCTCATGATAATCTTTCCATAGGCGAAAACTCACAAAGTCTTTTATAGCCTGTTTGCCTGGCAAGCTATACGCTGCCCGCTATGCAATGCTTTGCATCAGCACCGCTGGCGTCTTTGCTGGTCTTCCTCCGTTGTGCGCATGGATCTCAGACAATGTGCGTACCACAACGGCGGGATCCCTAGCCACGGGACTCAACATTGCCTTTACGGGGCCAGGCCAAATCATAGGCGTCTGGATCTATCGCGCACAGGATGCGCCATTCTATCGCCTGGGCCATGGAATCAATGCTGGGTTCCTCGCTGTGGGGACGGTTCTGAGCTTTTCTTTGTGGTGGCATTACACGCGgctgaacaagaagctggtggGCACTAATGAACCCAGATGGATTGCGTAGAAGTTTGATATTTCGATGAATGGATGAGGTCTTTGTTCTTTAGTTGAAGCGAAATGTAATTGTTTTTGTTATCCAGAGTGCGCCTTAGTAAATGCAGTAAAGTTGAGCGCCCAGCTAATCGTGACATAGGTGTAAGTGAGATGTCTTCAAActcccaaaacaccaagcaaATTTTCACAAGATATAATCCTAAAAAGAGATTATCAGGAATTAAAACCAGTTTAACTTTATTCGAGCAGCGCATCATTGCACTCACCATCTATGCAATTCTCCTCCCACTGCCGTTATCGCCACACGATGCATCCAATCCAATAGTGTGCAACACTAAGAGTAGCTGATCGACTCCTTGACAGGCTTACCGGCCAATCGAATCCAGGTCACCAGACGTCATCTCAGCCCAGGCAGACAAAACCCCCCAATTCGCCTTGCATATCCTGCAAGATACCTGCTATGCTGCTGCATAGCATAGCCACAGGCTGCCCGTATCAGCCACACTTGCTCTTTGTCCATCTCAGCTGTACTTCTTGTTGAAATCCTcgttctttctttttcattctcATTTTATCAAGCATTAAACAGAATTATTTTTGCAAACCACCCTTTTCCATGCGCTCGCCTGTTTATTGTGCTGCCGTTATTCATACGTGCTTTGCTACATGCTTTCTGTGGGAGAGTGACAGTTTCGGATAGCTACCTGTACCTAGCTGCGGAGTTTGCCCATGGATCCCTTCTCATCCTTGAATTTGGCGAGATCAACGATTCAGTTGATCGACTGGAGTTCGAAACTATTGTCGGGAGCGTATGAGATATACCATTCTCCGGATGGCCTGACTGAAGACGAtgctgagctgggcgagaGGACGGCGATTCTTCGTAGACTGGCCTTTGGCTTAGCGAATAGATCGTCGGGCCATGTCGCTGATGGCAAATGCGAGCCACTTCCGAGCCAGCCTGTCGCTGCGCCGGACGTTGGCGGTGATTCTCTTGAACAAGAGAATGGAGTTATCGAGGATCCTGTGACAGGGAATAAGAAAACCCCTCATAAAGATGAGCTCAACGACGTGATGATCCAGCTCCTTCACCATGAGGATAACGACGTGCCAATGGGAACCGGCAACAAACTAGAAGTCGACCAAGCATACAGAAAACTCCAAAAGTTGACATCTGAAATGAAGACCAGCGCAAAGGCTTTCGCCGGCGAAGACGTTCAGCGCAGCGAGCAAGAGCAAAACCTCCAGCGCGTAGCCAAGGGATGCGACGACATTGCAAAGCGGCTCGAGGTCACGCTGAAACAGCTACGTGTCGATCCCAAGAACGCAAAGTTTCGCAAGATTTTTAGCTTTCGCCAGGCCTTTGTCAAATTATGCAGTCAAAGGAAGATTGATGGGATGGAGAGGTCTTTGGACAAATATCGGACGGACTTGATTCTTCAACTCTCTGTGATTATGAGGTATGGCTTCCCTCGTAAGAATGTAGCTATTGGCTAATCGTTATGTAGCGATCAGCAGTCAAGCGTCGTCAGAGAACTTCGCACCTTGAGAGATGCCAGCAGTCGTCTTGATTCAGCATATAAAGAACACCTCGACAACATCTCAAAGTCATTCAGACTGATTCAAACCCAAGCAACCGAGGACGCTGAGCAGCGTCGACAGAATCCAGCAGCCTACAGGACATAtaacgacgatgatgaaaCTGAAGGAAAGAAATTTAGTCTCTTCTCATTACACAAATCTTACGGAGCTTCCGACAAAAGCGGCCCTTCTCAGAGCCAGAATAACCTTGCTGTCAACGACGAAATTCCCCAAGCGTTTCAATATCTGGCAGAAACGCTCCGTTCTTTAGTCACAACAGCCACCGACGTCGCCGTTGCGCAGCGAGTTCTAAGTGGCCTTCACTACAAAACAATGACTATGCGCATAGAAAGCGTTGTCGAAGCATACAAAGACACATACGAATGGATCTTCAAGCCACGTTGGGCCAAGAACGCAAAAGGCATCAAAGTACATTTTGCAGAGTGGCTTGCCGAAAAGGACGGCATCTTTTGGGTCTCCGGAAAACCAGGATCTGGCAAGTCAACGCTCATGAAGTTCCTCTGCGACCATGATCGCACGGCCGAAACGCTCGCCAACTGGGCGCGGCCCCTGAATCCAGTCATGTCGACGCacttcttctggagctcGGGAACGATGATGCAAAAATCCCAAGAGGGTCTGCTCCGATCGCTGCTCtacgacatcttcaagaaGTCGCCCAAGATTATGAAAATGGTCTGCCCGCAGCGCTGGGAAGCGTCAAGGAGGGGAGATGGTGATTTGGAGCCCTGGACGCTGTCAGAACTGCGCAGAACCTTGGCTGCTCTTGCGACATGTCATGGGCTCGGCTACAAgttttgtttctttattGATGGGCTTGACGAGTATGAAGGCGATCATTCCGAGATCATTGCTATGCTGCGGTCCTTGGCTACTTCGCCTCATATCAAGCTTTGTGTGTCTAGCAGACCGTGGAACGTATTTGAGGATGAATACGGCAAAGCTGTCGACAGAAAGCTATATCTCCAGGACTTGACGAGCCGAGATATACGTCACTATGTACAAAGAAAGTTGGAAGAACACCCTAACTGGCAAGTTCTCCCGTCAGAAGAGCCTCTATACAAGACTCTCCTAGAAGACGTAACCACAAAAGCCCAAGGAGTGTTTCTCTGGGTATATCTCGTCATCCGCTCTCTATATGAAGGCCTTACAAACGGCGACTCGCTTCCTGCTCTGGAGCGAAGAACTCGCGACCTACCAGCAGACCTCGAGTCCTTCTTCAAACACATGCTCGACTCCGTAGAGCCATTCTACCATACACAGATGGTCAGAACATTCCAAGTTGCCATGGGCTCGAGATCTCCTCTACCCCTGATGATCTACTCATTCCTCGACGAAGACTTTGAGAACCAAAACTTTGCGCTTCAAATCCCTGTCAAGCAAATGCCCATGGTAGAGGTAATCCGTCGCCAAGAACAGCTGCGCCGACGCCTCAACGGGCGATGCAAGGGCCTCCTAGAAGTTTGTCGAAACAGCAATGAGGGGCCGTACATGGGCCACCGCGTCGATTTCCTGCATCGGACTGTGCGAGACTTTTTGCGGACAAAGGAGATGAGCGATTTTCTCGCGGAAAAAGCAGGGGATCACGGCGGGCCCAACACGCTCGTGTTTAAGAGCTTCGTGCCACTCATAAAGTCCATACCGTGGGAGGAAATTGACGTATCTGAGGGAGGCTTGTTATCAAGGATGCTAGGCGATGCAATGCATTATGCTTACAAGGTAGAGCTGGAATCAGGAGAGGCCCAAgtcgagcttcttgacgatCTCCATCGCACGCTGAAGTTCTACGCAACAACTACCGGCAAACCGATCCCGTGGTACCAGGGCTGCTATACACCATCCGACGATGACACCGGCTATGCTCCGTGCCAGACGTTCCTCGAGTTTGCGATCCAGAATGGCTTGTGTCTGTATGTCCGGGACCAGCTTCGCCGCGAGTATCAACCACTCGAGGCTCAACAACCCTTACTTCACTGCGCCATTGCTCACTTACCGGTCTATACCATAAGAGAGCCAGATTTAACCCCCATGATTCGCGTCCTCCTTGAAGAGAGGGATTCATGCCACGTAGAGCTACAGAAACAAGACGCATGGAGGTCCTGCATCATGGCCCTTGTAAAGATACTACTTGATGAGAATAATTCGCTCGAGATCAAAGTCATCTACATGATAGACCACAGGCAAGACATGATCCAACTTTTACTCGCCGTCGGAGCGGATGCCAACGCACAATGGAAAGACTCCCTCCCCGTATGGcaccatctcctcgtcgCGATAGCTGGTTCGCCTTTTCTCCCCAATTCTGATATCGTTCAGATTACCAGATATTTCCTCGACGCCGGCGCAAGTCTATCAGGTCCCAATTGGAGCGCTTCGGATGCCTTCACTAAGAGTCTGTTGGAACGTGGCAGCAATAGCGAGACGCCATGTGATACTGACCATTTGGAGTTTCTAGTCCAGATATACTGTCTCTTGATTTTGAAAGGCATGGAGCTGAAGCCATCGGAAAAGCTTCTCATTCATCAACGACTGCCCGGGAGATTGTCCGAGTCGATATCAGCGGCCATAGACCAGCAAAAGCTAGAGAAGAAGGTTAAGAGCCAGGCCGCGGCAAAAGGGTCGCAGAGTTGGACGTGGACTTCATGGCTCGGTGCATTATGGTAACAAGACAAACATGTCAcagaaataataaaaacaaCTGAAGCAATAAACATTGATGTAAAATGAATTGTCAAAAAAAATTACAAAAAGAAATGCCCACTATCAGAGTCGAACTGATCACCTTGTCATGTCAAGTATTTACTAGTGACACGCTATACCGCTTAGCCAAGCGGGCAAAGAGCTTTCTATGTATAAGTTCGCTGCTAATCGGTTTTATAAATCTGTCGTTGCAACACTCCAACTTTGCGTTTGTAGTAATATTTCGAGTAATGGGCAAAAACACAGGGAAAGGGAGCGAGGTGACAATAAGGCCGATGAGAGGCTTGATCTGGTTGTGGTTGTCGACAGTAGACGTCTGTCTGAGCATCTTAGGGCCAAACATTACTCGCAAAAACCAAAGATAGACCCAGTCTGCGTCCTTTGCTCTCGTTCCTCGCGGCGTTCTCGCCGATTATGTTGGATGAAATGGTGTATGTGGTGAAGTTTGTGGCGGCACTGATTGATGTGCATGTAAGTCTGGTAAGATTCGATTTCGTCCTCTGGCATATTCGCAAATGTTGCTGGGTACCTTCAATGTTTTCTGGCATGAGTTGCCAGAGATTACACACTGTTTCGTATCCCCGATGAAAATGACTGGGGTATCTGGATGTTGAGCAAAGGGTACACACTGCATATCCTCGTCTACTGCATCGTATGCCTTCAAAACCTTCTTTCGAGGCCTTTCTTTGGCACTTGTATCTCTTGAAGCAAACAAAGACAGCCTTGCTCCTTCAAGTGTCTTGTAGCGGCTGATGGTATTTGATGTAAGCGCTATTCAGGATTGCTGTTCTCGTGAACATGAGATTTCATCACGCGTGCCTTCGATTAGGTCATTACCATTTTTTTGGCTACCATGAGCTCTGGTTATCATCATGGGTTGGATAAATTGAGTTCGGCTCAGGTCAAATCCGGCTGGTAGTGGTAGAATGTTTTCTCCATTACTCTTTGTTGACTGGATCTTCGAGAGGCTGCCGCTGAACGCAACAAGTGCCGAAATTACCTGGTCGGCCGCGCGCTGCGGGCTAAAAAGAACGCTGCAAATGGACTGGATGTTGGTAAACTGGTTGATCTAGGCGTGGCCCTAACAACTGGGTTtggtgaggttgagaagTGGAAAGCTGGTATATGTCGTCAAGTCGCTTCCAGAATTATGTTGATTCTGCTTTGACGACGTGACATTCGTCGAAAACGAGAAGCGATGGTACTATCGGCAGACAAAAGTAATGAGTGAGCCGACATTCATTCAAATAGGGAGGTATATGCATGCACTTACCAAAGCTTGGATGACCTGTACTATGCTTGTCCCTTGGCTGATGACGGTTGATGATATGACGAAGACAAATTTGCTCTAGCCTGCCGCTCGGGCGTCGTTGGAATCGGCTTCAAATTGGATCCCTTCCTTGTCTCGTAGCTGTCTGACGGCTGTGGAGGAGTCTGGGTTGTTCGCCGCCTTCTTGTATTCTGTGAGGAGGTATGTAGATCCAATGGGGGTAAGTTGCTGTACAGTTGTAAGATTCGCCTGTTCAGGGGCGATTTCTTCTATGGGCATAAATCACACTTTGATGCTTACCTGCTTCTATTCGAGACGAAATATGTAAGCGTGGTGCCGTCTATACACATCCCCTGAGTTGCTCTCGCGGGGTCCATCTCCCGACGTTCGTTATATTTAATGTGCCGTATGATACCGAGAGAGCAAGTAGTATTCAGAGAGTGAGAGGGAGCAACATGGCGAGTAGTGTAAAGAGGAGATGAACAAGGAAAGGTTTAGAAAGAGGAAAGGGGAGGGGCACCGTGTGCCATTAAATAATGGACAGCTATCTGGCACCTAGCTCATGTGGACGTGTATGTTAATGCAGGCATCAGTGTTTACTGGAGCTTTCACACCGCTCTTCCATAGTGTCGTCATTCACTTGAGTCTATTGCTCTTTATTTCATGGAGGAAGTCAGTATGTATGAGACTCTTGCTTCTCGGGGATACTTACATTTGGTTGACTCATAGCGGCAACACGCATGTAAGTGCACTTATCCGCGTCCTGGAGGTGAGGATGCGTGCCGATAGTCATAGGGAGTGAATTTTGCTATATTGCTTTTCCAAAGCGAATATCTGATGCCTGTTTGTTCACTTCATTTCTTGTGCAATAATTCACCCATATGGGAAGGAGGTTATCTGGTATTAGTAGTGGAATCATCTTGGAGCCAATGTTAATGTATGTGACCAGG
This window contains:
- a CDS encoding major facilitator superfamily domain-containing protein — its product is MTVMDDEKLPKTIEDGTSSHLERPLEIDPAIEKRIVRKIDLRLMPFTVWIYLLCYMDRSNIGNAKILNADAGHDLLDSTHMTTKEYTIALMVFLVAYSIFEAPSNLAAKALQPNYWLGFLVIGFGAFCTAIAGANSFASTSALRFFLGAFEAEERATRIALFLCSATLAGAFGGAIAFGVGHMDGRLGLEGWRWLFIVEGVPSIVLGILTFLFMPSYPEKAGWLTEEEKAIQVARLGVNSSHGEAKLNWEDAKATLKDVRLYVHYITYMCIGVGVSSLSLFAPTIVSGLGYKNLQAQLFTIPPYAVAYVVTLVLAMISDHKKTRGLVAGGCFLFGTIAFIIQACLPGKLYAARYAMLCISTAGVFAGLPPLCAWISDNVRTTTAGSLATGLNIAFTGPGQIIGVWIYRAQDAPFYRLGHGINAGFLAVGTVLSFSLWWHYTRLNKKLVGTNEPRWIA